The following coding sequences are from one Phycisphaeraceae bacterium window:
- a CDS encoding cbb3-type cytochrome c oxidase subunit I: MATISGSKGHALPHDHGHDESYLAPKGGYGSVIWDWATTIDHKKIGVMYLVAVLFMFLLGGIAALAIRIELFAPTVEIVQQNGDKVLSGNWLGHLLGFTTLAESNNAYNRVFTLHGLIMVFLVIVPSVPASLGNFLLPIMIGAKDVAFPRLNLLSWYVYLAGSFFAIASVLMLGVDTGWTFYTPYSTMTDEQHIRVVLMITAAFVLGFSSIFTGLNFVVTVHKLRAPGMGWFDMPLFVWGMYATAIIQVLATPVIGITLLLLIFERLFHIGIFDPRMGGDPILFQHFFWFYSHPVVYVMILPGMAIISEVIATHARKPIFGYRAVAFSSLAIAGISFIVWGHHLFASESEVGAVIFSALTFLVAIPTAVKVFNWTATLYKGSIALTTPMMYALGFLFLFSIGGLTGLFLGALSTDLHLTDTYFIVAHFHYVMMGGTIIAFIGGLHHWWPKMFGVNYSEFWAKVGFWLVFIGFNGTFLPQFILGTLGMPRRYATYDVISHPEFAALHRASTYGAFILASGLFVHLIVFIHSLVAGSKAKPNPWGSLTLEWTHTASPPITHNFHHEPVVTHGPYDYDTVYPAQTKPGEFPMPAPASGNLH, from the coding sequence ATGGCAACGATTTCAGGCAGCAAGGGACACGCCCTCCCGCACGACCACGGGCACGATGAGTCCTACCTCGCCCCCAAGGGCGGGTACGGCTCGGTCATCTGGGACTGGGCGACCACGATCGACCACAAGAAGATCGGCGTGATGTACCTCGTCGCCGTCCTGTTCATGTTCCTGCTCGGCGGCATCGCGGCCCTCGCCATCCGCATCGAGCTCTTCGCGCCCACCGTGGAGATCGTCCAGCAGAACGGCGACAAGGTCCTCAGCGGCAACTGGCTCGGCCACCTCCTGGGCTTCACCACCCTCGCCGAGAGCAACAACGCCTACAACCGCGTCTTCACGCTCCACGGCCTGATCATGGTCTTCCTGGTCATCGTCCCGAGCGTCCCCGCGTCGCTGGGCAACTTCCTGCTCCCGATCATGATCGGCGCCAAGGACGTCGCCTTCCCCCGGCTCAACCTCCTGTCGTGGTACGTCTACCTCGCCGGCTCGTTCTTCGCCATCGCCTCGGTCCTCATGCTCGGCGTCGACACCGGCTGGACGTTCTACACGCCCTATTCCACCATGACCGACGAGCAGCACATCCGCGTGGTGCTCATGATCACCGCCGCGTTCGTCCTCGGCTTCTCCTCCATCTTCACCGGTCTGAACTTCGTCGTCACCGTCCACAAGCTGCGGGCCCCCGGCATGGGCTGGTTCGACATGCCCCTGTTCGTCTGGGGCATGTACGCGACCGCCATCATCCAGGTCCTCGCCACCCCCGTCATCGGCATCACCCTCCTGCTGCTCATCTTCGAGCGCCTGTTCCACATCGGCATCTTCGACCCCCGCATGGGCGGCGATCCGATCCTCTTCCAGCACTTCTTCTGGTTCTACTCCCACCCGGTCGTCTACGTCATGATCCTCCCGGGCATGGCCATCATCTCGGAGGTCATCGCCACCCACGCCCGAAAGCCCATCTTCGGCTACCGCGCCGTCGCCTTCTCGTCGCTCGCGATCGCCGGCATCTCCTTCATCGTCTGGGGCCACCACCTCTTCGCCTCCGAGTCCGAGGTGGGCGCCGTGATCTTCTCCGCCCTCACCTTCCTCGTCGCCATCCCCACCGCCGTCAAGGTCTTCAACTGGACCGCGACGCTCTACAAGGGCTCCATCGCGCTCACGACCCCGATGATGTACGCCCTGGGCTTCCTCTTCCTCTTCTCCATCGGCGGGCTCACCGGCCTGTTCCTGGGCGCCCTCTCCACCGACCTGCACCTGACCGACACGTACTTCATCGTCGCCCACTTCCACTACGTCATGATGGGCGGCACGATCATCGCCTTCATCGGCGGCCTCCACCACTGGTGGCCCAAGATGTTTGGCGTCAACTACTCCGAGTTCTGGGCCAAGGTCGGCTTCTGGCTCGTCTTCATCGGGTTCAACGGTACCTTTCTCCCCCAGTTCATCCTCGGCACCCTGGGCATGCCCCGCCGTTACGCCACCTACGACGTCATCTCCCACCCCGAGTTCGCCGCGCTCCACCGTGCCAGTACCTACGGCGCGTTCATCCTCGCCTCGGGCCTGTTCGTGCACCTGATCGTCTTCATCCACTCGCTCGTCGCCGGCTCCAAGGCCAAGCCGAATCCCTGGGGCTCCCTCACCCTCGAGTGGACGCACACCGCCAGCCCGCCCATCACCCACAACTTCCACCACGAGCCCGTGGTAACCCACGGCCCGTACGACTACGACACTGTCTACCCCGCCCAGACCAAGCCCGGCGAGTTCCCCATGCCCGCCCCGGCCTCCGGCAACCTTCACTGA
- the coxB gene encoding cytochrome c oxidase subunit II yields MRTPLMFTLAQDWMHRIWFRQYTPNSALGADTDNLYVFIVWVSLISFVVVIGLMLLFVVKYRRRPGPGTAGGYQVSVQHNTALELAWSIVPLLVMVVIFFWGFNGYVRKAVAPGNAEEIRLNGQQWNWTATYSNGKEPTDFKKTGNKESVVIPVPAGRPVRFIMTSSDVIHSFFVPAMRTKFDVIPNRYTSMWFTAERIEDNEVFCAEYCGTDHSEMAAWIRVMPAAEFDTWKATEKKFDDCVEWGRYLYRSKGCIACHSLDGKAGTGPTWKNMYGHEVEFTDGSKLSAADSLDPVKFANYVRESILDPKARIVQGFGPNMNSYQGLITQEQIDAIICFLKSPEMSDKSPQGFNPAIGDQSAEKK; encoded by the coding sequence ATGAGGACGCCGCTGATGTTCACGCTCGCGCAAGATTGGATGCACCGGATCTGGTTCAGGCAGTACACGCCGAACTCCGCCCTTGGTGCCGACACCGACAACCTCTACGTCTTCATCGTCTGGGTGTCGCTGATCTCCTTCGTCGTGGTGATCGGCCTCATGCTGCTGTTTGTCGTCAAGTACCGCCGCCGCCCCGGACCCGGGACCGCCGGCGGCTACCAGGTCAGCGTCCAGCACAACACCGCCCTCGAACTCGCGTGGTCCATCGTCCCGCTCCTGGTCATGGTCGTCATCTTCTTCTGGGGCTTCAACGGCTACGTCCGCAAGGCCGTCGCCCCCGGCAACGCCGAGGAGATCCGCCTCAACGGCCAGCAGTGGAACTGGACCGCCACCTACTCCAACGGCAAAGAGCCGACGGACTTCAAGAAGACCGGCAACAAGGAATCGGTGGTCATCCCCGTCCCCGCGGGGCGTCCCGTCCGGTTCATCATGACCAGCTCGGACGTCATCCACTCGTTCTTCGTCCCCGCGATGAGGACCAAGTTCGACGTCATCCCCAACCGCTACACCAGCATGTGGTTCACCGCCGAGCGCATCGAGGACAACGAGGTCTTCTGCGCCGAGTACTGCGGCACCGACCACTCCGAAATGGCCGCGTGGATCCGCGTCATGCCCGCGGCGGAGTTCGATACCTGGAAGGCCACCGAGAAGAAGTTCGATGACTGCGTCGAGTGGGGCCGGTACCTCTACCGGTCCAAGGGGTGCATCGCCTGCCACTCCCTCGATGGCAAGGCCGGAACGGGCCCGACCTGGAAGAACATGTACGGCCACGAGGTCGAGTTCACGGACGGCTCGAAGCTCTCCGCCGCGGACTCGCTCGATCCCGTCAAGTTCGCCAACTACGTCCGCGAGTCGATCCTCGACCCCAAGGCCAGGATCGTCCAGGGGTTCGGGCCCAACATGAACTCCTACCAGGGCCTCATCACCCAGGAGCAGATCGACGCGATCATCTGCTTCCTCAAGTCCCCCGAGATGTCCGACAAGTCCCCGCAGGGATTCAACCCCGCCATCGGGGACCAGTCCGCCGAGAAGAAGTAG
- a CDS encoding SCO family protein yields the protein MPRTAPQFEHATRRARFPAGVLALVTVAAAMLANAAPAFAQRIMKDVPEPVRGLEIVNHTGKTIPLDLQFTDSNGKKITLAALFYKDAGGGAADAPSKRPVIMMMMYFRCPLLCPKTLEEFTRTLSGLDFTIGTEYDAVIVSFDPRDTPADAARFKTGALLDYTKPTTDAIRSGWSFLTGPVENSKALADALGFPYRFHPDSGEFSHGTAIFVLTPDGTISRYLPGIQSTLEFPVRDTRLALVEASQGKLGTTFDRFTLWCYHFDPNAGAYVVQAFRVMQLGAGATAVALATLVGSLLLRERRNRRRVAAPGGPAEYSAGNDPRGGVPARGATARWSMGDVAGQAR from the coding sequence ATGCCCCGCACCGCGCCACAGTTCGAGCACGCAACCCGCCGGGCCCGGTTCCCGGCCGGTGTGCTTGCGCTCGTAACCGTGGCCGCCGCGATGCTGGCAAACGCCGCCCCGGCGTTCGCACAGCGGATCATGAAGGATGTCCCCGAGCCCGTTCGCGGGCTTGAGATCGTCAATCACACCGGCAAGACGATCCCCCTCGACCTCCAGTTCACCGATTCCAACGGCAAGAAGATCACCCTCGCGGCCCTGTTCTACAAGGACGCCGGCGGGGGCGCCGCCGACGCTCCGAGCAAGCGGCCGGTCATCATGATGATGATGTACTTCCGCTGCCCCCTGCTCTGCCCCAAGACGCTCGAGGAGTTCACCCGCACGCTCAGCGGCCTGGACTTCACCATCGGCACCGAGTACGACGCCGTCATCGTCAGCTTCGACCCGCGCGACACGCCCGCCGACGCCGCCCGATTCAAGACCGGCGCGCTCCTGGACTACACCAAGCCTACCACCGACGCGATCCGCTCCGGGTGGTCGTTCCTCACCGGCCCGGTCGAGAACTCCAAGGCCCTCGCCGATGCCCTTGGCTTCCCCTATCGCTTCCACCCCGACAGCGGCGAGTTCTCCCACGGGACGGCGATCTTCGTCCTCACCCCCGACGGCACGATCTCCCGCTACCTCCCGGGCATCCAATCCACGCTGGAGTTCCCCGTCCGAGACACCCGCCTCGCCCTGGTCGAGGCCTCGCAGGGCAAGCTCGGCACGACATTCGATCGTTTCACGCTCTGGTGTTACCACTTCGATCCCAACGCCGGCGCCTACGTCGTGCAGGCGTTCCGCGTGATGCAGCTGGGTGCGGGCGCCACGGCCGTGGCCCTCGCCACGCTCGTCGGCTCGCTCCTGCTCCGGGAGCGACGGAACCGCCGCCGCGTCGCGGCGCCGGGCGGGCCGGCCGAGTACAGCGCCGGCAACGACCCCCGCGGCGGCGTACCCGCCCGCGGCGCAACGGCTCGATGGTCTATGGGTGATGTGGCAGGACAGGCCCGATGA
- a CDS encoding cytochrome c translates to MTARSLRASLPAALCLAAGALGLLSGCHGERSNEPPHEFLPDMDQQQKYRPQSQTEFFEDGRSMRPTVAGAVAFGRSASASDPRRARFLKADPAFYFGTDAAGKTLAYMPKSAIEAFADGGKSPEAAMGAMIARGQQRFNIYCSVCHGYTGDGKGMVAQRWAGVVPSYHDSKYVDRTQDTGTDGHLFTVIQQGLYDDNPETHERVYRMPAYGHAVSEKDAWAIVAYLRVLQASQTTDLRAVPAEKRAELERTRVKPAATGSKETKS, encoded by the coding sequence ATGACGGCACGATCTCTGCGCGCTTCGCTCCCCGCCGCGCTCTGCCTGGCCGCGGGCGCTCTCGGCCTTCTGTCGGGATGCCACGGCGAGCGATCCAACGAGCCGCCGCACGAGTTCCTGCCCGACATGGATCAGCAGCAGAAGTACCGGCCGCAGTCCCAGACGGAGTTCTTCGAGGACGGCCGCTCGATGCGTCCCACTGTTGCCGGCGCGGTGGCCTTCGGCCGCTCCGCCAGCGCCTCGGACCCGCGGCGTGCGCGGTTCCTGAAGGCGGACCCCGCGTTCTACTTCGGCACCGACGCCGCGGGCAAGACGCTGGCGTACATGCCCAAGTCCGCCATCGAGGCCTTCGCTGACGGCGGCAAGTCGCCCGAGGCCGCGATGGGCGCGATGATCGCCCGCGGCCAGCAGCGGTTCAACATCTACTGCTCGGTCTGCCACGGCTACACGGGCGACGGGAAGGGCATGGTCGCGCAGCGCTGGGCCGGTGTCGTCCCGAGCTACCACGACTCCAAGTACGTTGATCGCACCCAGGACACCGGCACCGACGGCCACCTATTCACCGTCATCCAGCAGGGCCTGTACGACGACAACCCCGAGACCCACGAGCGCGTCTACCGCATGCCCGCCTACGGCCACGCCGTGAGCGAGAAGGACGCGTGGGCCATCGTGGCCTACCTCCGCGTGCTCCAGGCCTCGCAGACCACCGACCTCAGGGCCGTTCCCGCCGAGAAGCGTGCCGAGCTCGAGCGCACCCGCGTCAAGCCCGCGGCGACCGGCTCGAAGGAGACCAAGTCATGA
- a CDS encoding DUF3341 domain-containing protein, whose amino-acid sequence MAKSKKIYKTESGERVHGVMAEFPTPAALTHAAEKVRDSGYTRWDVFSPFPVHGMDEAMGTPMTKLPLVVGAIGLTGAALGYLLQWWVTGVAYPLVVQGKPYFAWEPYTPVTFELGVLFTAFTALLGMLAFNGLPMWHHPLFRKDRFLRVSDDRFIICIEASDPKFDPDGTRKLLEHAGGTNVDLVEEGDGTADPRFSEGFKTLVWTE is encoded by the coding sequence ATGGCCAAGAGCAAGAAGATCTACAAGACCGAGTCCGGCGAGCGGGTGCACGGCGTCATGGCCGAGTTCCCTACGCCCGCCGCGCTCACGCACGCGGCGGAGAAGGTCCGCGACTCGGGCTACACACGGTGGGACGTCTTCAGCCCCTTCCCCGTCCACGGCATGGACGAGGCCATGGGCACGCCCATGACCAAGCTCCCGCTCGTCGTCGGGGCCATCGGCCTCACCGGCGCTGCGCTGGGCTACCTGCTCCAGTGGTGGGTCACCGGCGTCGCCTACCCCCTCGTGGTGCAGGGCAAGCCGTACTTCGCGTGGGAACCCTACACGCCCGTGACGTTCGAGCTGGGCGTGCTCTTCACCGCGTTCACCGCCCTGCTGGGCATGCTGGCGTTCAACGGCCTGCCTATGTGGCACCACCCGCTGTTCCGCAAGGACCGGTTCCTCCGCGTCAGCGACGACCGCTTCATCATCTGTATCGAGGCATCTGATCCCAAGTTCGATCCCGACGGCACGCGCAAGCTCCTCGAGCACGCCGGCGGCACGAACGTCGACCTCGTCGAGGAGGGCGACGGCACGGCCGATCCCCGCTTCAGCGAGGGCTTCAAGACCCTGGTGTGGACCGAATGA
- the nrfD gene encoding polysulfide reductase NrfD, whose product MTSINPDQVTAARLAGQAAVGRPAGFDPATGDGSLIDDPAVRAPLVLGNRSFKDITDIVCGYAENRPGTWWMPVFGLAATLAGIGTLMILYLLFTGVGVWGLNNQVDWAWDITNFVFWIGIGHAGTLISAILCLLKQKWRTSINRAAEAMTIFAVICAGTFPGIHVGRIWFIWMVFPIPNANSIWPNFRSPLLWDVFAVSTYFTVSLLFWYMGMIPDFATLRDRADLELRNNPRGPMLAPFLPVRIAALRAYVFGLLAMGWRFSQRHWQNYEKAYIILAGVSTPLVLSVHSIVSFDFATSVLPGWHTTIFPPYFVAGAIFGGFAMVLLLMIPARELYPNMKDLLTLRHLENMAKILLVTGMMVGFAYGMEFFIAWYGGNPYELYAFKNRATGPYWWAYWTMISCNVISPQVFWVRACRTSPLVIWIVSLAVTIGMWFERFVIIVTSLHRAFVPGEWGMFFPTYVDVLTFVGTLGIFLTLFLLFLRFLPVFAMSEIKNVLPQANPHADH is encoded by the coding sequence ATGACGAGCATCAATCCGGACCAGGTCACCGCGGCGAGGCTCGCCGGGCAGGCGGCCGTCGGCCGGCCGGCGGGCTTCGACCCCGCCACGGGCGACGGGTCGCTCATCGACGACCCGGCCGTCCGCGCCCCGCTGGTTTTGGGCAACCGGTCATTCAAGGACATCACCGACATCGTCTGCGGCTACGCCGAGAACCGGCCGGGCACGTGGTGGATGCCGGTCTTCGGTCTCGCGGCGACGCTTGCGGGCATCGGCACGCTGATGATCCTGTACCTGCTCTTCACCGGGGTGGGCGTCTGGGGCCTGAACAACCAGGTCGACTGGGCGTGGGACATCACCAACTTCGTCTTCTGGATCGGCATCGGCCACGCCGGCACGCTCATCAGCGCCATCCTCTGCCTGCTCAAGCAGAAGTGGCGCACGAGCATCAACCGCGCCGCGGAGGCCATGACGATCTTCGCCGTCATCTGCGCAGGCACGTTCCCCGGCATCCACGTCGGGCGCATCTGGTTCATCTGGATGGTCTTCCCCATCCCCAACGCCAACAGCATCTGGCCCAACTTCCGCTCGCCGCTGCTGTGGGACGTCTTCGCGGTCAGCACCTACTTCACCGTGTCGCTGCTGTTCTGGTACATGGGCATGATCCCCGACTTCGCGACGCTCCGCGACCGGGCGGATCTCGAGCTGCGCAACAACCCGCGCGGGCCCATGCTCGCCCCGTTCCTCCCCGTGCGGATCGCCGCGCTTCGGGCCTATGTCTTCGGCCTGCTCGCCATGGGCTGGCGGTTCAGCCAGCGGCACTGGCAGAACTACGAGAAGGCGTACATCATCCTCGCGGGCGTCAGCACGCCGCTGGTGCTCAGCGTGCACTCGATCGTGTCCTTCGACTTCGCCACCAGCGTGCTTCCGGGCTGGCACACGACGATCTTCCCGCCCTACTTCGTCGCGGGCGCCATCTTCGGCGGCTTCGCGATGGTGCTCCTGCTCATGATCCCGGCGCGTGAGCTGTACCCCAACATGAAGGACCTGCTCACGCTCCGTCACCTGGAGAACATGGCCAAGATCCTCCTCGTGACGGGGATGATGGTCGGCTTCGCCTACGGCATGGAGTTCTTCATCGCCTGGTATGGCGGGAACCCCTACGAGCTCTACGCCTTCAAGAACCGCGCCACCGGCCCCTACTGGTGGGCCTACTGGACGATGATCTCCTGCAACGTCATCAGCCCGCAGGTCTTCTGGGTCCGGGCATGCCGCACCAGCCCGCTGGTTATCTGGATCGTCTCGCTCGCCGTCACCATCGGCATGTGGTTCGAGCGGTTCGTCATCATCGTCACCAGCCTCCACCGGGCGTTTGTCCCCGGCGAGTGGGGCATGTTCTTCCCGACCTACGTCGACGTCCTGACCTTCGTCGGAACCCTCGGCATTTTCCTCACGCTCTTCCTCCTCTTCCTGCGGTTCCTCCCCGTCTTCGCGATGAGCGAGATCAAGAACGTCCTCCCGCAGGCCAACCCCCACGCCGATCACTGA
- a CDS encoding TAT-variant-translocated molybdopterin oxidoreductase, translating into MSSHDQCPSTKPGQKNETPRQAGRTPHEQVGIGPTGRKYWRSLDDLADTPQFREWLEREFPPGASELLGDSRRTFLKLMAASVALAGAATIPGCRRPDLKIMPYSKTVPEDSIPGKPLYYATSMPLPGGGAEGLLIETHDGRPTKVEGNPLHPINRGKTSIWAQAAVLGLYDPDRQTDPVFTEAGGADADKKPRSWEDFAAWSEAHFKAYDAAAGEGLAFLVDKKSSPSRDSMRDRIKRKWPKAMWVAYDPVDSDAAAAGGSIAFGRPMREAIKFDRAKVIVSLDRDFTNCESMGLVYARDFASTRRVMTVDDAMSRLYVVESGFSGVGAKADHRWRLAPSQVSAFGVALGKAVAARTGGGGPVAAALKSADAALPAGMDQKIIDAIADDLTDKAHLGKSVIVAGATQTAAIHALVHAINAALGNIGNTVWYVPVDAEEASGSADGIRALAEKMDAGSISTIVCQGVNPVYDAPADLGFKDKFKKVKVRIAQAVDHNETVRDSQWRLPLAHFLEAWGDTRAAEGTVAPIQPMIAPLYASKSDIETLAIISGDELRDGHDIVRRAWKSLPALQGVTDAAAFDKAWRRALHDGVLANSTPAPAKPTLAAEAVAAAVKAFRPAAAPTKDSLEAVFTTWNIGDGRFANCGWLQELCEPSSKIVWDNAALVSPATAEALGLKPQPATQKDRKARVASVTLNGRSARIPVFELPGMPDNTVILPLGYGRTVCGLVGTGVGHDLYQVRDAASRSVAAGVKLAPVSDGEQWYPLSTTQTHGSMEGRALVREVDRAAWQKYGSQILPDPDSYGRNRDLNFAERLGELSHAPANVSIYVNPLNGTSGNPAPADATNSLGQKIPFAQRPNWGMSVDLSTCTGCNVCTIACQAENNIPIVGKAEVNKGREMAWIRVDRYFAGDSEHTADGMLFQPVACVQCENAPCETVCPVNATVHGPEGINYMVYNRCIGTRYCANNCPYKVRRFNFFAYGIQRYNGSYIGEDLMPGGGPSNKNLIPPTLREKLPDITRLHMNPDVTIRSRGVMEKCTYCIQRINEARIETKLSDLKHIPDGEVVTACQQACPTDSIVFGDILDTVSDSGKGSRVRQMRENGRSYLLLGFLDTRPRTTYMLSVKNPNPAIRTPVVDPFQHHGGGHDGHDGHGSEGEHEMDHHGEKAAVPHASRDRGVKFSLPVLGGRSLVGGMA; encoded by the coding sequence ATGAGCAGCCACGATCAATGCCCCTCGACCAAGCCCGGGCAGAAGAACGAGACGCCCCGCCAGGCGGGGCGTACCCCGCACGAGCAGGTCGGCATCGGCCCCACCGGCCGCAAGTACTGGCGCAGCCTCGATGACCTCGCGGATACCCCGCAGTTCCGCGAGTGGCTCGAGCGCGAGTTCCCGCCCGGCGCTTCCGAACTGCTCGGCGATTCGCGCCGGACGTTCCTCAAGCTCATGGCCGCCAGCGTGGCCCTCGCGGGCGCGGCGACCATCCCGGGCTGTCGCCGCCCCGATCTGAAGATCATGCCGTACAGCAAGACGGTCCCCGAGGATTCCATCCCCGGCAAGCCGCTGTACTACGCCACGAGCATGCCGCTCCCCGGCGGTGGCGCCGAGGGCCTGCTGATCGAGACGCACGACGGTCGCCCGACGAAGGTCGAGGGCAATCCCCTGCACCCGATCAACCGCGGCAAGACGTCGATCTGGGCCCAGGCCGCCGTGCTCGGACTTTATGACCCCGATCGCCAGACCGACCCGGTATTCACCGAGGCCGGCGGGGCAGATGCCGACAAGAAGCCCCGATCGTGGGAGGACTTCGCTGCGTGGTCCGAGGCCCATTTCAAGGCGTACGACGCCGCGGCCGGCGAGGGGCTCGCGTTCCTGGTCGACAAGAAGTCCAGCCCGTCGCGCGACTCGATGCGGGACCGCATCAAGCGCAAGTGGCCCAAGGCGATGTGGGTGGCCTACGACCCGGTCGATTCGGATGCCGCCGCCGCGGGCGGTTCGATCGCCTTCGGAAGGCCGATGCGAGAGGCGATCAAGTTCGATCGCGCCAAGGTCATTGTCTCGCTGGATCGCGACTTCACGAACTGCGAGTCGATGGGGCTGGTGTACGCCCGCGACTTCGCCTCGACGCGCCGGGTGATGACCGTCGATGACGCGATGAGCCGGCTCTACGTCGTGGAGTCGGGGTTCAGCGGCGTCGGCGCCAAGGCCGACCACCGTTGGCGTCTCGCCCCGAGCCAGGTGTCGGCGTTCGGCGTGGCGCTGGGCAAAGCTGTTGCCGCCCGCACCGGTGGCGGTGGTCCGGTCGCCGCGGCCCTGAAGTCGGCGGATGCCGCGCTTCCCGCGGGGATGGACCAGAAGATCATCGATGCGATCGCCGACGATCTGACCGACAAGGCGCACCTCGGCAAGTCCGTGATCGTCGCCGGGGCTACCCAGACGGCCGCGATCCACGCGCTGGTCCACGCGATCAACGCGGCGCTGGGCAACATCGGAAACACGGTGTGGTATGTCCCGGTCGATGCTGAGGAAGCCTCCGGCAGTGCCGACGGGATCCGCGCTCTGGCGGAGAAGATGGACGCTGGGTCGATCAGCACCATCGTGTGCCAGGGTGTGAACCCGGTCTACGACGCGCCGGCCGACCTGGGCTTCAAGGATAAGTTCAAGAAGGTCAAGGTCCGGATCGCGCAGGCGGTTGATCACAACGAGACGGTGCGTGACAGCCAGTGGCGGCTCCCGCTCGCGCACTTCCTGGAGGCGTGGGGCGACACCCGCGCCGCCGAGGGCACGGTGGCGCCGATCCAGCCGATGATCGCCCCGCTGTACGCCAGCAAGTCTGACATCGAGACGCTGGCGATCATCAGCGGCGACGAACTCCGCGACGGGCACGACATCGTTCGCCGGGCGTGGAAGTCGCTCCCGGCGCTGCAGGGTGTGACGGATGCGGCCGCATTCGACAAGGCCTGGCGTCGGGCCCTGCACGACGGCGTGCTGGCCAACAGCACCCCGGCGCCCGCCAAGCCGACGCTCGCCGCCGAGGCGGTTGCGGCGGCGGTCAAGGCGTTCCGCCCCGCCGCGGCGCCGACCAAGGACTCGCTCGAGGCCGTGTTCACGACCTGGAACATCGGCGACGGGCGCTTCGCCAACTGCGGGTGGCTGCAGGAACTCTGCGAGCCATCGAGCAAGATCGTGTGGGACAACGCGGCTCTCGTGAGCCCCGCCACCGCCGAGGCGCTGGGCCTCAAGCCCCAGCCCGCGACACAGAAGGACCGCAAGGCCCGCGTTGCGAGCGTCACGCTCAACGGCCGCAGCGCCCGCATCCCGGTCTTCGAGCTCCCCGGCATGCCGGACAACACCGTGATCCTCCCGCTGGGTTACGGCCGAACGGTGTGCGGACTGGTCGGCACGGGCGTCGGGCATGACCTCTACCAGGTGCGGGATGCGGCGTCCCGATCGGTCGCGGCCGGCGTGAAGCTGGCGCCGGTTTCCGACGGCGAGCAGTGGTACCCGCTCTCGACGACGCAGACGCACGGCTCGATGGAGGGGCGCGCGCTGGTCCGCGAGGTGGACCGCGCCGCGTGGCAGAAGTACGGCAGCCAGATCCTGCCCGACCCCGACTCCTACGGCCGCAACCGCGACCTGAACTTCGCCGAGCGGCTCGGCGAACTCTCCCACGCTCCGGCTAACGTCTCGATCTACGTCAATCCGCTCAACGGCACCTCCGGCAACCCCGCGCCGGCCGATGCGACCAACTCGCTGGGCCAGAAGATCCCCTTTGCGCAGCGTCCCAACTGGGGCATGTCGGTCGACCTGTCGACCTGCACGGGGTGCAACGTCTGCACGATCGCGTGCCAGGCGGAGAACAACATCCCCATCGTCGGCAAAGCCGAGGTCAACAAGGGCCGCGAGATGGCGTGGATCCGCGTCGACCGCTACTTCGCGGGCGACAGCGAGCACACGGCGGACGGCATGCTCTTCCAGCCGGTCGCCTGCGTGCAGTGCGAGAACGCGCCGTGCGAGACCGTCTGCCCCGTGAACGCCACCGTGCACGGCCCCGAGGGCATCAACTACATGGTGTACAACCGCTGCATCGGCACGCGGTACTGCGCCAACAACTGCCCCTACAAGGTCCGCCGCTTCAACTTCTTCGCCTACGGCATCCAGCGGTACAACGGCTCGTACATCGGCGAGGACCTCATGCCCGGCGGCGGTCCGTCCAACAAGAACCTGATCCCGCCGACGCTCCGCGAGAAGCTCCCCGATATCACACGCCTGCACATGAACCCGGACGTGACCATCCGCTCCCGCGGCGTGATGGAGAAGTGCACCTACTGCATCCAGCGCATCAACGAGGCCCGCATCGAGACCAAGCTCAGCGACCTCAAGCACATCCCGGACGGCGAGGTGGTTACCGCCTGCCAGCAGGCGTGCCCGACGGATTCGATCGTCTTCGGCGACATCCTCGATACGGTCAGCGACTCGGGCAAGGGGAGCCGCGTGCGGCAGATGCGGGAGAACGGCCGCTCCTACCTGCTGCTGGGTTTCCTCGATACCCGGCCGCGCACGACATACATGCTCTCGGTCAAGAACCCGAACCCCGCGATCCGCACACCGGTCGTGGATCCGTTCCAGCACCACGGCGGCGGGCACGACGGGCATGACGGGCACGGGTCCGAGGGCGAGCACGAGATGGATCACCACGGTGAGAAGGCCGCCGTCCCGCACGCATCGCGTGACCGGGGCGTCAAGTTCAGCCTGCCCGTTCTCGGCGGCAGGTCGTTGGTCGGAGGCATGGCATGA